The following proteins are co-located in the Solanum pennellii chromosome 1, SPENNV200 genome:
- the LOC107026938 gene encoding uncharacterized protein LOC107026938 — translation MATVEEPILSRIDRLDNIIKKLEEVRGGDHSPKTSTASSETLTSDGQVSSLDFSPRSMEKHCRPIDDVISETEHKGTLIERLVNVENRVLNVCLQLEAELEMIKKKKEDDENNNNNVVVEENLNLKKRREVNNVVIIEEKNKASSHKKSSFKSFVKSCVKGTGIGKHKH, via the exons atggCAACAGTAGAAGAACCAATACTCTCTAGAATCGATAGACTTGACAATATT ATAAAAAAGCTGGAGGAAGTTCGAGGAGGTGATCATTCACCGAAGACATCAACAGCATCAAGCGAGACATTAACGAGCGACGGGCAAGTTTCGTCGCTCGATTTCTCTCCAAGAAGCATGGAGAAGCATTGCCGGCCGATAGACGACGTGATTTCGGAGACGGAGCACAAGGGGACACTCATTGAGAGGCTAGTGAATGTTGAGAACAGGGTGTTGAATGTGTGTTTGCAATTGGAGGCAGAGTTGGAGATgatcaagaagaaaaaagaggatgacgagaataataataataatgttgttgttgaggagaATCTGaatttgaagaagagaagagaagtgAATAATGTTGTTATAATTGAGGAAAAGAATAAGGCATCATCTCATAAGAAGAGTAGTTTCAAGAGCTTTGTGAAGTCTTGTGTTAAAGGGACAGGAATAGGAAAACATAAACACtag